Proteins found in one Panthera tigris isolate Pti1 chromosome B3, P.tigris_Pti1_mat1.1, whole genome shotgun sequence genomic segment:
- the ANP32A gene encoding acidic leucine-rich nuclear phosphoprotein 32 family member A, protein MEMDKRIHLELRNRTPSDVKELVLDNCRSIEGKIEGLTDEFEELEFLSTINVGLTSVANLPKLNKLKKLELSDNRISGGLEVLAEKCPNLTHLNLSGNKIKDLSTIEPLKKLENLKSLDLFNCEVTNLNDYRENVFKLLPQLTYLDGYDRDDKEAPDSDAEGYVEGLDDDEEDEDEEEYDEDAQVVEDEEDEEEEEEGEEEDVSGEEEEDEEGYNDGEVDDEEDEEDVGEEERGQKRKREPEDEGEDDD, encoded by the exons GTGAAAGAGCTCGTCCTGGACAACTGCCGGTCAATCGAAGGCAAAATCGAGGGCCTCACAGATGAATTTGAAGAACTGGAGTTCTTAAGTACAATCAACGTAGGCCTCACCTCAGTCGCAAACTTACCAAAGTTAAACAAACTTAAGAAG CTTGAACTAAGCGATAACAGAATCTCAGGGGGCCTGGAAGTATTGGCAGAAAAGTGTCCGAACCTCACGCATCTAAATTTAAGTGGCAACAAAATTAAAGACCTCAGCACAATAGAGCCACTG AAAAAGTTAGAAAACCTCAAGAGCTTAGACCTTTTCAATTGTGAGGTGACCAACCTGAACGACTACCGAGAAAACGTGTTCAAGCTCCTCCCACAGCTCACGTATCTCGACGGCTACGACCGGGATGACAAGGAGGCCCCTGACTCAGACGCCGAGGGCTATGTGGAGGGGCTGGATGACGATGAGGAGGACGAGGATG AGGAAGAGTATGATGAAGATGCTCAGGTAGTGGAAGAcgaggaggatgaagaggaggaggaggaaggagaagaggaggacgTGAGTGGAGAAGAAGAG gagGATGAAGAGGGTTATAACGATGGGGAAGTAGACGACGAGGAAGACGAAGAAGATGTTGGTG aagaagaaaggggtCAGAAGCGAAAACGAGAACCTGAAGATGAGGGAGAAGACGATGACTAA